The genomic window AAGGGCCCGATCCGCGATGCCGAAGTTCGTCAAGATGGCCGACCTTAAGGACCTCCCGGTCGGCGGTGCGAAGGAAGTGGAGTTCGAAGGTCGGGTCTACGCCCTGTTCAACGTCGACGGAACGATCTCCTGCATCGACGGCCTCTGCCCTCATCAGGGGGGGCCGCTGGTGGACGGACCGCTTGAGGGGTGCAAGGTCGCGTGCCCCTGGCATGGATGGGAGTTCGACGTCCAGACCGGCAAGACGCCACTGGGCCCCAAGATCAAGGTGGACGTCTTCGAGGTGAAGGTCGAGGGCGAGGACGTGATGGTGCTCGTCCCTTGACCCGGCTCGTCGGGCCCGCGACGCCCGCCGTCTGAACCCGCTTCCCCGTCGCAACGGACCCCCGCGACTTCGGCCGTTGATCCACTACCGACCCTTCCGCAACGCCGACCCACCCGCACTGGTCAAGCTCTGGAACGCCGCTGTTCCAGAGTCGTCGTCGGCCCGTCCCCTGAGCGTCCACGAGCTGGACGACCACGCCTTCAACCCGCCGACCTTCGACCGGCAAGGGCTGATCGTGGCCGAGCGCGACGGTCGACCGGTCGGCTTCGTCCACGCTGGGTTCGGGCCCGTGGAGTCCGAGCCGCCGCAACCGCTCCGCCTCGACCACGAGATGGGGGTCGTCGCCATGCTGGTCGTCGAGCCCGGCGCGGGTGCCGAGGAAACGGCCGGCGGTCTCGTCGTGGAGGCTGAGCGCTACCTGAGACGGAAGGGGGCGAAGGTCCTCTACGGCGGCGGCGCCCTCCCCATGAACCCGTTCTACTGGGGGCTCTACGGCGGCAGCGAGGCGGCCGGGGTGCCGTCGAGCCACTTCCTCTTCAACTCGACCCTGACCAACCTGGGCTACGAGCCCATCAGCACGGCCG from Paludisphaera rhizosphaerae includes these protein-coding regions:
- a CDS encoding GNAT family N-acetyltransferase, with protein sequence MIHYRPFRNADPPALVKLWNAAVPESSSARPLSVHELDDHAFNPPTFDRQGLIVAERDGRPVGFVHAGFGPVESEPPQPLRLDHEMGVVAMLVVEPGAGAEETAGGLVVEAERYLRRKGAKVLYGGGALPMNPFYWGLYGGSEAAGVPSSHFLFNSTLTNLGYEPISTAVHLHFDLHRPDPRDPRAGILRRQFETVFEEDPVGSSWWEILALADFHPMRVGLRSRADGVEVARAYTWDMTWFGRNDGRPRLGVFGVEVEPAHRRKGYGRFLFGEIIRQARERGFLTMEVQALADNEPAMILYQTVDFEPVEQSTVFRLPAPFPERSRP
- a CDS encoding Rieske (2Fe-2S) protein produces the protein MPKFVKMADLKDLPVGGAKEVEFEGRVYALFNVDGTISCIDGLCPHQGGPLVDGPLEGCKVACPWHGWEFDVQTGKTPLGPKIKVDVFEVKVEGEDVMVLVP